The Manihot esculenta cultivar AM560-2 chromosome 17, M.esculenta_v8, whole genome shotgun sequence genome contains the following window.
AAAGGGAAGTACTCATTAGGCGTGGTGGATTTGCTAGGCCCTTGCAAGGGTGCCATGCATCTTCAAGTGGAAGGAACGTTGGTGGCGCCAGCAAAAGCTAGCCAGCACCGCAAGAATAGCTGGGTTACATTGAGATACCTGGACCGATTAACGGTATCCGGTGGTGGGGCCTTCGACGGACAAGGAGAAATTGCTTGGCAGCGGGAGAGCTGTGGCGGCGGATGCAAGAAAGCACTTCCAGTTGTAAGAAAATCCGAACGCTACTTTACTAACGGTCATTCATAGGCCCGTTCATGGCAGTAATACTAACTACGTTTTCTCTGCGTAACTGTTCTATCAAAACTGTATCAGAACCTAAGGTTTGACTTCGTCACCAACAGCATAGTCGAGGACGTGACATCCATAGATAGCAAGCAGTTCCACGTCAATCTCCTCGGCAGCAAAAACCTTACCTTCCAGCGATTTTCGGTGAAAGCGCCGGGGCATAGTCCCAACACGGATGGAATTCACATTGGACggtcggaggagatcaacaTTATTGATTCAAACATTATGACCGGTGATGATTGCATCTCCATTGGCCGGGGGAGCAGGCAAGTACGAATCACAAACGTAAGGTGCGGACACGGGCATGGCATTAGTATTGGAAGTTTAGGAAAGTACGAGAAGGAAGAACCTGTGTCTGGAATTTATGTGAAGAATTGCACAATATACGACACCGACAATGGCGTGAGAATTAAGACTTGGCCCGCATTGCATGGTGGCAGTGTGTCGAATATCCAGTTCGAGGATATCGTCATGCAAAACGTCAGCAATCCCatcattatagatcaaatgtacTGCCCGCATAACGAATGCAATCGCAAGgtaacttttcaatttttattttttcacaacaagaaggagaatttatatatatgggTGTGTTACAATTATGCTAAAATATTGCGACTTTTTGCAGATGCCatcaaaagttaaaataagCGACGTCATCTTCAAGAATATTCGAGGATCGTCAAGAACGCCCACAGCCGTTCAATTGACATGCAGCAGCAGCGTACCATGCAAGAACGTTGAACTTTCTAACGTTAACCTCCAGTACACCGGATCTAAGGGTCCTGCAAAATCtatttgtacaaatgttaagCCTAAGATTATAGGAAAGTTGATTCCGAGAGGATGTTAATGCACTCACTTGTTGATTCTTAATTTAAACGGAGAATGTTTCTCATTTGTCTGACGCACAGTATAGTAATTTTACAAGACTATCATtacactttttaaatttaaatgaacatAGTCAGATATGATTTCAATTTAGCTCTatccaaaatagaaaatcaatttaaaaaatttacctattaaacaatgtgcttcattttacttaaacaaatataaaagctCACCAATTACTGAATATATCAATtgatattaaaagatatattaaaagaaaatcaattgaTATTAAATACTATATAAATACTTCTTTAAGTCCTCTATTTCTATTTGAAAAGTTAATCAACATATAAAACTTGGAATGcaag
Protein-coding sequences here:
- the LOC122722212 gene encoding polygalacturonase-like, whose protein sequence is MGSKVHVCAAYLVLLFAFTSGAQPNTFDVTKYGAKEGSDITKALLSAWKGACGAAGSGKVVIPKGKYSLGVVDLLGPCKGAMHLQVEGTLVAPAKASQHRKNSWVTLRYLDRLTVSGGGAFDGQGEIAWQRESCGGGCKKALPVLRFLCVTVLSKLYQNLRFDFVTNSIVEDVTSIDSKQFHVNLLGSKNLTFQRFSVKAPGHSPNTDGIHIGRSEEINIIDSNIMTGDDCISIGRGSRQVRITNVRCGHGHGISIGSLGKYEKEEPVSGIYVKNCTIYDTDNGVRIKTWPALHGGSVSNIQFEDIVMQNVSNPIIIDQMYCPHNECNRKVTFQFLFFHNKKENLYIWVCYNYAKILRLFADAIKS